Proteins encoded by one window of Arachis ipaensis cultivar K30076 chromosome B04, Araip1.1, whole genome shotgun sequence:
- the LOC107637552 gene encoding uncharacterized protein LOC107637552 isoform X3 — MKSERERERERERERERAREPRRERGDPCSATAATLPLRSSAAATEIHHRHRRRRPCLWSPKSWTGEKGLPLLLLLLCSFIVPFLPVMAVGFATAPTFISLLIRVTMVAAKVIWNCGCGCHCDELGEKGFKAFNYVDCE; from the exons ATGAAgagtgaaagagagagagagagagagagagagagagagagagagagagctcgggaGCCGAGAAGAGAAAGGGGAGACCCGTGCTCAGCCACCGCCGCGACTCTGCCGCTGAGAAGCTCCGCTGCCGCCACTGAGATTCACCATCG TCACCGTCGAAGAAGGCCGTGCCTCTGGTCACCGAAATCATGGACTGGAGAGAAGGGGCTGCCTCTCCTATTGCTGCTGCTTTGTTCTTTTATC GTCCCGTTCTTGCCGGTGATGGCCGTTGGATTTGCAACAGCTCCAACTTTTATTTCCCTCTTGATTCG AGTAACTATGGTTGCTGCAAAAGTGATTTGGAACTGCGGTTGTGGTTGCCACTGTGATGAGCTGGGGGAAAAGGGATTCAAGGCATTTAATTATGTGGATTGCGAATAG
- the LOC107637552 gene encoding uncharacterized protein LOC107637552 isoform X4: MKRERERERERERAQEQRRERGDPCSTTAAPLPPKNSAAATDIHHRHRRRRPCLWSPKSWTGEKGLPLLLLLLCSFIVPFLPVMAVGFATAPTFISLLIRVTMVAAKVIWNCGCGCHCDELGEKGFKAFNYVDCE; the protein is encoded by the exons ATGA agagagagagagagagagagagagagagagagagagctcaggAGCAGAGGAGAGAGAGGGGAGACCCATGCTCAACCACCGCCGCGCCTCTGCCGCCGAAAAACTCCGCTGCCGCCACTGACATTCACCATCG TCACCGTCGAAGAAGGCCGTGCCTCTGGTCACCGAAATCATGGACTGGAGAGAAGGGGCTGCCTCTCCTATTGCTGCTGCTTTGTTCTTTTATC GTCCCGTTCTTGCCGGTGATGGCCGTTGGATTTGCAACAGCTCCAACTTTTATTTCCCTCTTGATTCG AGTAACTATGGTTGCTGCAAAAGTGATTTGGAACTGCGGTTGTGGTTGCCACTGTGATGAGCTGGGGGAAAAGGGATTCAAGGCATTTAATTATGTGGATTGCGAATAG
- the LOC107637552 gene encoding uncharacterized protein LOC107637552 isoform X1 yields the protein MKSERERERERERERERAREPRRERGDPCSATAATLPLRSSAAATEIHHRHRRRRPCLWSPKSWTGEKGLPLLLLLLCSFILLTPLSVLIGLTTIAILHHLHFPLFLLGPVLAGDGRWICNSSNFYFPLDSEMGDEAYEELYCVLLTRCYCFS from the exons ATGAAgagtgaaagagagagagagagagagagagagagagagagagagagagctcgggaGCCGAGAAGAGAAAGGGGAGACCCGTGCTCAGCCACCGCCGCGACTCTGCCGCTGAGAAGCTCCGCTGCCGCCACTGAGATTCACCATCG TCACCGTCGAAGAAGGCCGTGCCTCTGGTCACCGAAATCATGGACTGGAGAGAAGGGGCTGCCTCTCCTATTGCTGCTGCTTTGTTCTTTTATC TTATTGACGCCGCTCTCGGTGCTGATTGGATTAACCACCATAGCTATTCTGCATCACCTTCACTTTCCATTATTTCTGTTAGGTCCCGTTCTTGCCGGTGATGGCCGTTGGATTTGCAACAGCTCCAACTTTTATTTCCCTCTTGATTCG gagATGGGTGACGAGGCTTATGAAGAGCTTTATTGCGTTTTGTTGACTCGATGTTATTGTTTTAGTTAA
- the LOC107637552 gene encoding uncharacterized protein LOC107637552 isoform X2, translating into MKSERERERERERERERAREPRRERGDPCSATAATLPLRSSAAATEIHHRHRRRRPCLWSPKSWTGEKGLPLLLLLLCSFILLTPLSVLIGLTTIAILHHLHFPLFLLGPVLAGDGRWICNSSNFYFPLDSSNYGCCKSDLELRLWLPL; encoded by the exons ATGAAgagtgaaagagagagagagagagagagagagagagagagagagagagctcgggaGCCGAGAAGAGAAAGGGGAGACCCGTGCTCAGCCACCGCCGCGACTCTGCCGCTGAGAAGCTCCGCTGCCGCCACTGAGATTCACCATCG TCACCGTCGAAGAAGGCCGTGCCTCTGGTCACCGAAATCATGGACTGGAGAGAAGGGGCTGCCTCTCCTATTGCTGCTGCTTTGTTCTTTTATC TTATTGACGCCGCTCTCGGTGCTGATTGGATTAACCACCATAGCTATTCTGCATCACCTTCACTTTCCATTATTTCTGTTAGGTCCCGTTCTTGCCGGTGATGGCCGTTGGATTTGCAACAGCTCCAACTTTTATTTCCCTCTTGATTCG AGTAACTATGGTTGCTGCAAAAGTGATTTGGAACTGCGGTTGTGGTTGCCACTGTGA
- the LOC107637552 gene encoding uncharacterized protein LOC107637552 isoform X5: MKSERERERERERERERAREPRRERGDPCSATAATLPLRSSAAATEIHHRHRRRRPCLWSPKSWTGEKGLPLLLLLLCSFIVPFLPVMAVGFATAPTFISLLIRRWVTRLMKSFIAFC, from the exons ATGAAgagtgaaagagagagagagagagagagagagagagagagagagagagctcgggaGCCGAGAAGAGAAAGGGGAGACCCGTGCTCAGCCACCGCCGCGACTCTGCCGCTGAGAAGCTCCGCTGCCGCCACTGAGATTCACCATCG TCACCGTCGAAGAAGGCCGTGCCTCTGGTCACCGAAATCATGGACTGGAGAGAAGGGGCTGCCTCTCCTATTGCTGCTGCTTTGTTCTTTTATC GTCCCGTTCTTGCCGGTGATGGCCGTTGGATTTGCAACAGCTCCAACTTTTATTTCCCTCTTGATTCG gagATGGGTGACGAGGCTTATGAAGAGCTTTATTGCGTTTTGTTGA
- the LOC107635949 gene encoding putative F-box protein At1g67623, translated as MVTLNSIEDLFNMQAMCKVFLGVASLDAVYKHATMSYKPLVYFLIYLDRPERRFLDRCVEVGNVDAILWQGFMEYFQFDCRDKGMELLSRASTEDSVEAGYLCVMCLLCGHEDKDEVQRGVQMIEVIHTSGQV; from the coding sequence ATGGTTACATTGAATTCGATTGAGGATCTGTTTAACATGCAGGCGATGTGTAAGGTGTTCCTGGGTGTGGCGAGTTTAGATGCTGTATACAAGCATGCGACAATGTCGTATAAACCGTTAGTGTACTTTTTAATTTACCTCGACAGGCCTGAAAGGAGATTCCTTGATCGCTGCGTGGAAGTAGGAAATGTGGATGCTATACTCTGGCAGGGGTTCATGGAGTATTTCCAGTTTGACTGCCGTGACAAAGGGATGGAACTGCTTTCTAGGGCCTCAACAGAGGACAGCGTTGAAGCCGGTTACTTGTGTGTCATGTGCCTACTGTGCGGACACGAAGACAAAGACGAAGTGCAAAGGGGTGTTCAAATGATTGAAGTTATCCATACTTCTGGGCAGGTCTAG
- the LOC107635951 gene encoding protein FAR1-RELATED SEQUENCE 5-like, translating to MDDESGRWHVAYFSNAHNHHVLELRFSSMLPSHRRMSEADIEQMNDMRKWGIGVSRIRSFMASLTGGYHNVPYITRDMHNVNAKQRREGGLDAESCLRYLRECKANDPTLYYKEVVDEEGVLQHLFWCDGTSRIDYQVFGDVVAFDATYKKNVYLLPLLVFSGVNHHNQTVLFAAALVADEKEETYVWLFQ from the coding sequence ATGGACGATGAATCAGGACGTTGGCACGTTGCATACTTTTCAAACGCGCATAACCACCACGTTCTTGAGTTACGATTTTCTTCCATGCTCCCAAGCCATCGGAGGATGAGCGAAGCAGACATCGAGCAGATGAACGACATGCGCAAATGGGGCATTGGCGTCTCGCGAATCCGCAGTTTTATGGCGAGCCTGACCGGCGGGTATCATAATGTCCCCTACATAACAAGGGACATGCACAATGTAAATGCGAAGCAACGAAGAGAGGGTGGCCTAGATGCGGAATCGTGCTTAAGGTATCTCCGAGAGTGCAAGGCAAATGATCCAACACTATACTACAAAGAAGTTGTTGACGAGGAGGGCGTGTTACAACATTTGTTTTGGTGTGACGGCACCAGCCGAATTGATTACCAGGTATTTGGAGACGTGGTTGCATTTGATGCAACCTACAAGAAAAACGTTTACCTTTTACCTCTTTTAGTATTCTCCGGTGTGAATCACCACAACCAAACGGTTCTCTTTGCCGCTGCACTCGTGGCAGACGAGAAAGAAGAGACCTATGTTTGGCTGTTTCAATAG
- the LOC107638699 gene encoding putative MO25-like protein At5g47540, whose protein sequence is MKGLFKSKPRTPVDVVRQTRELLLFVDQSAADTRESKREEKMSELYKNIRELKSILYGNSESEPVSEACAQLTQEFFRENTLRLLIKCLPKLNLESRKDVTQVVANLQRQQVHSKLIASDYLETNMDLMDILILGYENSDMALHYGAMLRECIRHQIVAKYVLNSPHMKKFFDYIQLPNFDIAADAAATFKELLTRHKSTVAEFLSKNYEWFFAEYNSKLLESSNYITRRQAVKLLGDMLLDRSNSVVMTRYVSSRDNLRILMNLLRETSKSIQIEAFHVFKLFAANQNKPADIISILVANKSKILRLLEDFKLEKEDEQFEADKAQVMREIAALELKEQRA, encoded by the exons atgaagggaTTGTTCAAGTCCAAGCCCCGCACACCCGTCGACGTCGTGCGGCAGACGCGGGAGCTTCTTCTCTTCGTCGATCAAAGCGCCGCCGACACGCGTGAAAGCAAGCGCGAAGAGAAG ATGTCCGAGCTGTATAAAAATATCAGGGAGCTAAAGTCGATCCTGTATGGAAATAGTGAATCTGAGCCAGTCTCAGAGGCCTGTGCACAGTTGACCCAGGAGTTCTTCAGGGAGAACACGTTGCGACTCCTCATTAAATGCCTTCCCAAATTGAATTTGGAG TCTAGAAAGGATGTCACTCAAGTTGTTGCAAATTTACAAAGGCAACAAGTTCATTCTAAGTTGATTGCATCTGATTACCTAGAGACAAATATGGATCTTATGGATATTTTGATTCTTGG GTACGAAAACTCAGACATGGCTTTACACTATGGTGCAATGCTGAGAGAGTGCATAAGACACCAGATTGTTGCAAA ATATGTTCTGAACTCTCCTCACATGAAGAAGTTTTTTGACTATATTCAACTCCCAAATTTCGACATTGCTGCAGATGCTGCAGCAACTTTTAAG GAACTCTTGACAAGACATAAATCTACTGTAGCAGAATTCCTTTCTAAAAATTATGAATGG TTTTTTGCAGAATATAATTCTAAGCTGTTGGAATCTTCCAATTACATTACAAGGCGCCAAGCTGTCAAG TTGTTGGGAGATATGTTACTTGATCGTTCAAATTCAGTGGTGATGACACGATACGTGAGCTCAAGAGACAACTTGAGGATTTTGATGAATCTTCTAAGA GAGACAAGCAAGAGCATACAGATAGAAGCATTTCATGTTTTCAAG CTATTTGCTGCTAACCAAAACAAACCAGCTGATATCATCAGCATACTTGTCGCAAACAAAAGCAAAATTCTGAGACTATTGGAGGACTTTAAacttgaaaaag AGGATGAACAGTTCGAGGCTGACAAAGCTCAGGTTATGAGGGAAATTGCTGCTCTAGAACTGAAGGAACAGCGCGCGTGA